A single genomic interval of Juglans regia cultivar Chandler chromosome 1, Walnut 2.0, whole genome shotgun sequence harbors:
- the LOC109001382 gene encoding probable beta-1,3-galactosyltransferase 8, giving the protein MRGKQVSGKTIFVLCLASFLAGSLFTSQIWTQQSQSNEARIPNMPNHINRLEAMTQLDCDHKRKLVEGKSVDIIGEVTKTHQAIESLDKTISTLEMELAVARTSQSGTALLQLPLEKASNHSLQKAFVVIGINTAFSSRKRRESVRETWMPTGAKLKKLEKEKGIVIRFVIGHSSTPGGVLDKAIDAEEEEHKDFLRLNHVEGYHELSTKTRMYFSTAVSIWDADFYVKVDDDIHVNLGMLVSRLARHRHKPRVYVGCMKSGPVLSQKGVKYHEPEYWKFGEEGNKYFRHATGQIYAISKDLAAYISINLPILHRYANEDVSLGSWFIGLEVEHVDDRSLCCGTPPDCEWKAQAGNLCAASYDWSCSGICKSVVRMKDVHNSCGEGDGAVWNVDL; this is encoded by the exons ATGAGGGGAAAACAAGTTTCAGGAAAAACCATATTTGTACTTTGTCTTGCCAGCTTTCTTGCAGGATCACTCTTCACTAGTCAGATATGGACTCAACAGTCTCAAAGTAATGAAGCTCGGATTCCCAACATGCCAAATCATATCAATAGGCTCGAGGCAATGACACAATTAGATTGTGATCACAAAAGg AAATTGGTTGAAGGAAAATCTGTAGACATTATAGGAGAAGTCACAAAAACCCATCAAGCAATCGA GTCACTGGATAAAACAATTTCAACATTGGAAATGGAATTAGCAGTAGCTCGTACCAGCCAGAGCGGCACCGcacttcttcaacttccatTAGAAAAAGCCTCTAACCACAGCTTACAGAAGGCTTTTGTTGTCATCGGAATTAATACAGCTTTTAGCAGCAGGAAACGGCGAGAATCGGTTCGAGAAACATGGATGCCGACAG GAGCTAAGCTAAAGAAActggagaaagagaaagggattGTTATAAGGTTTGTGATCGGACACAGCAGCACCCCGGGTGGGGTTCTTGACAAAGCAATCGATGCAGAAGAGGAAGAGCACAAGGATTTCCTTCGGCTCAACCATGTTGAGGGCTACCATGAACTCTCCACCAAGACCCGCATGTATTTTTCCACGGCTGTCTCCATCTGGGATGCCGATTTCTACGTGAAGGTGGACGATGACATCCATGTCAACTTGG GTATGCTGGTGAGTAGACTTGCACGACACCGACACAAACCCAGAGTTTATGTAGGGTGTATGAAGTCTGGCCCAGTTCTATCTCAAAA GGGGGTGAAATATCACGAGCCAGAGTATTGGAAATTTGGTGAAGAAGGGAACAAGTACTTCAGGCATGCCACCGGCCAAATCTATGCCATCTCCAAAGACCTCGCTGCCTACATCTCAATCAACTT GCCCATCTTGCATAGATATGCGAACGAGGACGTGTCGCTGGGCTCTTGGTTTATCGGATTGGAAGTTGAACACGTCGACGACCGTTCCCTGTGTTGTGGGACCCCTCCag ATTGTGAATGGAAGGCACAGGCAGGGAACTTATGCGCCGCATCATATGATTGGTCATGCAGTGGAATATGCAAATCCGTGGTGAGGATGAAAGACGTGCATAACTCGTGTGGGGAAGGAGATGGAGCTGTTTGGAACGTTGATCTTTGA
- the LOC109001272 gene encoding ethylene-responsive transcription factor ERF037-like: MSVIKEEPETAQFKPTRRFDSSSSSSHPRGFNNKKPTRQRQAADTPFRGVRKRSWGRYVSEIRLPGQKTRIWLGSFGSPEMAARAHDSAAFFLKGNSACLNFPELAELLPKPDSCSRRDIQSAAAKAALFEVTDERTSLLDTTEPETTSGSEDFWCEFDVDFDLGTSTTSFEAVKEASLFSPLKFEDSIGEEFGQVVVDDEFLLASCSFQM; the protein is encoded by the coding sequence ATGTCTGTCATTAAAGAAGAACCAGAAACTGCTCAATTCAAACCAACTCGCCGCTTTgattcctcctcctcctcctcccatcCGCGGGGCTTCAACAACAAGAAGCCAACTAGACAACGACAAGCTGCTGACACCCCATTTCGTGGCGTCCGTAAAAGGAGCTGGGGTCGCTATGTCTCGGAGATACGGTTACCCGGCCAGAAGACCCGTATCTGGTTAGGATCATTTGGGTCACCGGAGATGGCAGCTCGGGCTCATGACTCGGCCGCCTTCTTCTTGAAAGGCAACTCGGCGTGTCTCAACTTCCCGGAGTTGGCGGAGTTGTTGCCTAAGCCCGATTCTTGTTCGAGAAGAGATATACAATCGGCGGCTGCTAAAGCGGCTCTTTTTGAGGTTACGGACGAACGGACGTCCTTATTAGACACAACGGAACCAGAGACCACCTCGGGTTCAGAAGACTTTTGGTGTGAGTTTGACGTTGATTTCGACTTGGGAACGTCGACAACGTCGTTTGAAGCAGTGAAAGAAGCTTCTCTATTTAGTCCATTGAAGTTTGAGGACTCAATCGGTGAGGAGTTTGGTCAGGTGGTCGTGGATGATGAGTTTTTGTTGGCATCCTGCAGTTTCCAAATGTAA
- the LOC109001384 gene encoding protein NRT1/ PTR FAMILY 4.4: MVDSVVEKTKMNLKGDHSMPASMVDQETSVDWRGRPCKPNKHGGMTSAIFVLGLQAFEMMAIAAVGNNLITYVFNEMHFPLSKSANIVTNFIGTVFLLSLLGGFLSDSYLGNFRTMLIFGFVELSGFILLSVQAHLPELRPPKCNMMLEGAGHSCVEAKGYRSLIFFVALYLVALGSGCLKPNIISHGADQFRKDDSKQSRILSSYFNAAYFAFCMGELIALTVLVWVQTHSGMDVGFGVSAAAMAAGLVSLILGTLVYRNTPPSGSIFTPVAQVLVAAFTKRKQICPSNTGMLHGNQNNVPNHVLAMSPNISANLLHTEKFRFLDKACIKIEDGSRTSESPWKLCTVAQVEQVKIIISVIPIFACTIIFNTILAQLQTFSVQQGSAMNTRIARSFNIPPASLQSIPYILLIFLVPLYETAFVPLARKFTGRDSGISPLQRVGVGLFIATFSMVSAAMVEKKRRNSSIHLNETLSIFWIAPQFLIFGLSEMFTAVGLIEFFYKQSVEGMQSFLTAMTYCSYSFGFYLSSLLVSLVNKITSSSAGGGWLSDNDLNKNSLDLFYWLLAALSLINFFTYLFLSKWYSYNPSVLPRTPQDHQPYGLEDPENLKLNPSKQVGADNILP; the protein is encoded by the exons ATGGTGGACAGCGTAgtagaaaagacaaaaatgaaCCTCAAAGGAGATCATTCCATGCCTGCATCTATGGTGGATCAGGAGACGTCTGTTGATTGGAGAGGCAGACCCTGCAAGCCTAATAAGCATGGCGGAATGACTTCTGCTATTTTTGTcctag GTCTCCAAGCTTTTGAGATGATGGCAATTGCTGCAGTTGGGAACAACCTGATAACTTATGTATTCAATGAGATGCACTTTCCTCTGTCAAAGTCTGCGAACATAGTAACAAACTTTATAGGGACAGTCTTCCTCCTCTCACTCCTTGGTGGGTTCCTCTCAGATTCTTATCTCGGGAACTTTCGGACCATGTTGATCTTTGGCTTTGTGGAGCTCTCT GGTTTTATACTACTTTCCGTTCAAGCCCATCTTCCAGAATTAAGGCCACCAAAATGCAACATGATGTTGGAGGGAGCTGGCCACTCATGTGTGGAGGCAAAGGGCTACAGATCTTTGATATTCTTCGTTGCACTCTACTTGGTGGCTCTAGGAAGTGGGTGTTTAAAACCCAACATAATATCTCATGGGGCTGATCAATTCAGAAAAGATGACTCCAAGCAATCCAGGATACTCTCCTCTTATTTCAACGCCGCCTACTTTGCTTTCTGCATGGGGGAGCTTATCGCGCTTACCGTTCTCGTTTGGGTCCAAACACATTCTGGGATGGATGTTGGATTTGGAGTCTCAGCAGCCGCCATGGCAGCCGGATTGGTAAGCTTGATTTTGGGCACGCTTGTATACCGGAACACACCGCCCAGCGGAAGTATCTTCACCCCTGTTGCTCAA GTTCTAGTTGCTgcatttacaaaaagaaagcaaaTCTGCCCTTCAAATACAGGGATGCTTCATGGAAACCAAAACAATGTGCCGAACCATGTTCTTGCCATGTCACCTAACATCAGTGCTAATCTCCTCCATACCGAAAAGTTCAG GTTCCTTGACAAGGCCTGCATAAAAATTGAAGACGGAAGCCGGACGAGTGAAAGTCCATGGAAGCTGTGCACGGTGGCCCAAGTCGAGCAAGTGAAGATTATTATCTCAGTTATTCCCATATTTGCCTGCACCATCATTTTCAACACCATTTTAGCACAGCTCCAGACGTTCTCAGTCCAACAAGGAAGCGCAATGAACACCCGGATCGCAAGAAGCTTCAACATCCCTCCAGCTTCGCTTCAATCCATTCCATACATTTTGCTAATCTTTCTTGTCCCTCTGTATGAAACTGCCTTTGTACCACTTGCTCGAAAATTCACTGGAAGGGACTCGGGAATCTCGCCTCTTCAAAGGGTGGGCGTAGGGCTCTTTATCGCTACTTTCTCTATGGTTTCGGCTGCAATGgttgagaagaagagaagaaactCGTCTATTCACTTGAATGAGACACTCTCCATCTTTTGGATTGCCCCACAGTTTCTCATCTTTGGCCTGTCCGAGATGTTCACTGCTGTGGGGCTAATAGAGTTTTTCTACAAGCAGTCTGTGGAAGGGATGCAATCCTTTCTAACTGCTATGACTTACTGTTCATACTCATTTGGGTTCTATTTGAGCTCTCTCCTTGTTTCGCTAGTGAACAAAATAACCTCAAGTTCTGCTGGTGGTGGCTGGCTAAGTGACAATGACCTCAACAAGAacagtttggatcttttttatTGGTTGTTAGCTGCCCTCAGCCTCATCAACTTCTTCACTTACCTTTTCCTGTCTAAATGGTACTCTTATAACCCATCAGTGCTACCACGCACTCCACAAGATCATCAGCCATATGGACTAGAAGACCCGGAAAACCTCAAGCTGAACCCCTCAAAGCAAGTTGGTGCTGACAATATTTTACCTTAA
- the LOC109001383 gene encoding vacuolar protein sorting-associated protein 9A-like yields the protein MESAAAATSSVTFYDFLDRMRNPASLDLVRSIKSFIVSSSFYAANPENDGKRVQEFYLTMEAAIREHPLWTGASEEEVDHAMEGLEKYVMTKLFSRTFASASEDSKIDHEISEKICLLQTFLKPEHLDIPAVLQNEASWLLAEKELQKINTFKAPREKLSCIMNCCRVINNLLLNASMSENHVLAGLDDFLPVLIYVTIKANPPQLHSNLKFIQLYRRQAKLVSEAAYYFTNLVSAKEFIVDLSAKSLSMDEIKFEESMQAARLTNKEIQTEASTTLLGQTDPSPTRIPDENRDLSGGSNYPYMDAKAGELTLGDVERLLSLYKDVVTKYTNLRAAVRHHSLSKAGPPFPHSEGTSFSLTRPEGVNTKIDHQRGN from the exons ATGGAGTcggcagcagcagcaacatCGTCGGTCACTTTCTATGATTTTCTGGATCGAATGCGTAACCCGGCTTCCCTCGATCTCGTACGATCCATCAAAAG CTTCATAGTCTCTTCTTCATTTTACGCGGCCAATCCCGAGAATGATGGCAAAAGAGTGCAAGAATTCTACTTGACAATGGAAGCTGCTATTAGGGAACATCCTTTGTGGACCGGTGCTTCCGAAGAAGAAGTTGACCATGCAATGGAG GGTCTAGAGAAATATGTGATGACAAAGTTGTTCTCACGGACGTTTGCTTCTGCTTCCGAGGATTCAAAGATTGATCACGAAATCTCAGAGAAAATATGCTTGTTGCAAACCTTCTTGAAGCCCGAGCATTTAGATATACCCGCCGTTCTTCAGAATGAAGCTTCTTGGCTG CTTGCAGAGAAAGAATTGCAGAAGATCAACACTTTCAAAGCTCCTCGTGAGAAGCTTTCTTGTATTATGAATTGTTGTAGGGTCATCAACAATTTGTTGCTCAATGCATCAATGTCAGAAAATCATGTACTGGCAGGACTAGATGACTTTCTTCCAGTTCTTATATATGTTACGATCAAG GCCAATCCTCCACAGTTGCACTCTAACCTCAAATTCATCCAATTGTACCGGAGGCAAGCCAAACTTGTCTCGGAAGCAGCTTATTATTTCACCAATCTTGTGTCAGCCAAGGAATTTATTGTCGATCTCAGCGCTAAATCTCTTTCCATGGATGAAATCAAATTTGAGGAGAGCATGCAAGCAGCAAGATTAACCAATAAAGAAATACAAACAGAAGCCTCAACTACATTACTAGGTCAAACAGATCCTAGTCCAACAAGAATACCAGATGAAAACAGAGATCTAAGTG GTGGATCAAATTATCCTTACATGGATGCAAAGGCTGGTGAACTGACCCTCGGAGATGTGGAGAGATTGCTGAGTTTGTACAAAGATGTAgttacaaaatatacaaatctcCGTGCTGCTGTTAGGCACCATTCTTTGTCCAAGGCAGGACCCCCTTTTCCTCATTCAGAAGGAACCAGTTTTTCGTTAACACGGCCAGAGGGagtaaatacaaaaattgatcaTCAAAGAGGAAACTAA